Proteins from a genomic interval of Halopseudomonas litoralis:
- a CDS encoding PaaI family thioesterase has translation MSEDQNLAVQRTVTGFFQELGAELLEYGPDRAVIGLTLEAKHLNNASNLHGGVTASLMDIAMGLCGTYAADPQDRRVAITLSMNVNFSAVAGAGSRVRAVATCRKGGYKIFMASCDLLDENDTLLGFADGVFKQGALRRDLP, from the coding sequence ATGAGTGAAGACCAGAATCTGGCCGTACAACGCACCGTGACCGGTTTTTTTCAGGAGTTGGGTGCTGAGTTGTTGGAATACGGGCCGGACCGAGCGGTGATCGGGCTGACCCTCGAAGCAAAACATCTGAACAATGCCAGCAATCTGCATGGTGGGGTGACTGCCAGTCTGATGGATATTGCCATGGGACTGTGCGGCACCTACGCGGCAGATCCCCAGGATCGCCGCGTTGCCATCACCCTGTCCATGAACGTCAACTTCAGCGCCGTAGCTGGTGCGGGTAGCCGGGTCCGCGCCGTAGCGACTTGCCGCAAGGGGGGATACAAGATCTTCATGGCCAGCTGTGATCTGCTGGATGAGAATGACACGCTGCTCGGTTTTGCCGATGGTGTTTTCAAGCAGGGTGCGCTGCGCAGAGATTTGCCGTGA
- a CDS encoding 3-hydroxyacyl-CoA dehydrogenase, which produces MFNRIGVIGAGAMGRGIAQLFASSGQQVLLFDTRAEAIEDALAFNRNLLQRQVAKGKLSEAEFEAVNARMQPAAELEQLKDCDLIIEAIVEILEVKQKLFTDLEAIVSEACLLATNTSSLSVTRIAAGCNRPERVAGFHFFNPVTLMKIVEVVRGSRTDERYIQGLVELAEKAGHFPAITPDTPGFLVNHAGRAFGTEALRMLSEGVATAQQIDRILRDGPGFRMGPFELFDLTGLDVSHAVMESVYEQFYHDPRYTPSFIAGQRVAAGLLGRKTGQGFYRYEEGQKIEQPEQAPETVLVNRPFWLQSDDQSLRSQVAAVLQTAGATLENGEQPSAEAICLITPLGEDCTAALTRQNLPAARTLALDSFANWDKRRTLMRQPAADSNVVAQARQALAADGVPVEVINDSPGFVIQRLIASVTNLGCEIAQKGIATPETLDRAIQLALGYPKGPLAFGEHYGKQALFTVLNNMQATYGEPRYRPSPWLRRRVQLGLPLTTPDTQE; this is translated from the coding sequence ATGTTCAACCGGATTGGTGTTATCGGCGCCGGCGCCATGGGCCGAGGTATCGCTCAACTGTTCGCCAGCAGCGGTCAACAGGTGCTGCTGTTCGACACCCGTGCCGAAGCCATCGAAGATGCACTGGCGTTCAACCGCAACCTGCTGCAACGCCAGGTTGCCAAGGGCAAACTGAGCGAGGCGGAGTTCGAGGCGGTCAATGCGCGCATGCAGCCGGCGGCTGAACTGGAACAGCTCAAGGATTGCGACCTGATCATCGAGGCGATTGTCGAGATCCTTGAGGTGAAGCAAAAGCTGTTCACCGACCTGGAAGCCATCGTCAGCGAAGCCTGCCTGCTGGCCACCAATACCTCCTCGCTGTCCGTAACCCGCATTGCTGCTGGCTGCAATCGCCCCGAACGGGTTGCCGGGTTCCACTTCTTCAACCCCGTGACGCTGATGAAGATCGTTGAAGTGGTACGCGGCTCGCGCACCGATGAGCGCTATATCCAGGGCCTGGTCGAGTTGGCGGAAAAGGCCGGTCATTTTCCGGCGATCACTCCCGACACCCCCGGCTTTCTGGTCAACCATGCCGGTCGCGCCTTTGGTACCGAAGCCCTGCGCATGCTCAGCGAAGGTGTCGCCACGGCCCAGCAGATCGACCGTATCCTGCGTGATGGCCCGGGTTTTCGCATGGGTCCATTCGAGTTGTTCGACCTGACCGGCCTGGACGTCTCCCATGCGGTGATGGAGTCGGTATACGAGCAGTTCTATCATGATCCGCGCTACACCCCGTCGTTCATTGCCGGCCAGCGCGTCGCCGCGGGCCTGTTGGGACGCAAGACCGGTCAGGGTTTCTATCGTTACGAAGAAGGTCAGAAGATCGAACAACCCGAACAGGCGCCGGAAACCGTACTGGTCAACCGCCCGTTCTGGCTGCAGAGCGATGACCAGAGCCTGCGCAGCCAGGTCGCTGCCGTGCTGCAGACGGCTGGCGCGACGCTGGAGAACGGCGAGCAACCTTCCGCCGAGGCCATCTGCCTGATCACGCCGCTGGGCGAAGACTGCACCGCTGCGCTGACCCGCCAGAATCTGCCCGCCGCCCGCACCCTGGCTCTGGACAGCTTTGCCAACTGGGACAAGCGCCGCACCCTGATGCGCCAGCCCGCTGCCGACAGCAATGTGGTGGCACAGGCACGCCAGGCACTGGCCGCCGACGGCGTGCCGGTGGAAGTGATCAATGATTCCCCCGGCTTCGTTATCCAGCGCCTGATCGCCAGCGTAACCAACCTGGGCTGCGAAATCGCCCAGAAAGGCATTGCCACACCAGAGACGCTGGACCGGGCCATTCAGCTGGCGCTGGGCTACCCGAAAGGTCCGCTGGCCTTCGGCGAGCACTACGGCAAACAGGCCCTCTTTACCGTGCTGAACAACATGCAGGCCACCTACGGCGAACCGCGTTATCGTCCCAGCCCCTGGCTGCGTCGCCGCGTGCAGCTGGGCCTGCCGCTGACCACACCTGACACCCAGGAGTAA
- a CDS encoding 3-oxoadipyl-CoA thiolase, with amino-acid sequence MTAYIYDGLRSPFGRHAGALAPVRPDDLLADVIRAVVTRNPFAGDDYEDVIMGNTNQAGEDARNVARHAGLLSGLPQEVAGVTVNRLCGSGLAAILDAARAVKAGEGELFVAGGVESMSRAPFVIAKSESPYAREFRAFDSTIGARFPNPKVESEYGDDTMPQTADNVAADLGITREQADTYAARSQALYEKARADGFFAEEILPIEVPQGRKKPNKVVDQDEHPRPSSDISALSGLRPLSADGVVTAGNASGVNDGAAALIIGSEEIGQKYGVKARGRILAGAVSGVAPRVMGLGPVEACKKALARAGLTLNDMDVIEINEAFASQVLGCAKQLGIAFDDPRLNPNGGAIAVGHPLGASGARLTLTALRQLERTGKRYALVSLCIGLGQGVAAVIERV; translated from the coding sequence ATGACTGCTTATATCTATGATGGTTTGCGTTCCCCCTTCGGCCGCCACGCCGGCGCGCTGGCCCCGGTGCGTCCGGATGACCTGCTGGCGGATGTGATCCGCGCTGTGGTCACACGCAACCCTTTTGCCGGTGATGACTACGAAGACGTGATCATGGGCAACACCAACCAGGCGGGCGAAGATGCACGCAACGTTGCCCGTCACGCTGGACTGCTGTCCGGCCTGCCACAGGAAGTCGCCGGCGTTACCGTCAACCGCTTGTGCGGTTCCGGTCTGGCCGCGATCTTGGATGCGGCCCGCGCAGTAAAAGCCGGCGAAGGCGAGCTGTTCGTTGCCGGTGGCGTGGAAAGCATGAGCCGCGCGCCCTTCGTCATCGCCAAGAGCGAGAGCCCCTATGCACGGGAATTCCGCGCCTTCGACAGCACCATAGGTGCGCGCTTCCCCAACCCCAAGGTAGAGTCCGAGTACGGTGACGACACCATGCCGCAAACGGCGGATAACGTCGCAGCTGACCTGGGTATCACCCGTGAACAAGCTGATACCTACGCTGCGCGCAGCCAGGCACTGTACGAAAAGGCCCGCGCTGACGGCTTCTTCGCCGAAGAAATCCTGCCGATTGAAGTACCCCAAGGCCGCAAAAAGCCGAACAAGGTTGTCGATCAGGATGAGCATCCGCGCCCGTCCAGCGACATAAGCGCCCTGTCCGGCCTGCGCCCCCTGTCTGCTGACGGCGTGGTCACCGCCGGTAACGCGTCGGGCGTCAATGATGGCGCCGCTGCGCTGATCATCGGCAGCGAAGAAATCGGCCAGAAGTATGGTGTCAAAGCCCGTGGTCGGATTCTTGCCGGCGCTGTTTCCGGTGTGGCACCGCGTGTCATGGGTCTGGGCCCGGTCGAAGCCTGCAAGAAAGCATTGGCCCGCGCCGGTCTGACGCTGAACGACATGGACGTGATCGAAATCAACGAAGCCTTCGCCTCCCAGGTGCTGGGCTGCGCCAAACAACTGGGCATCGCCTTCGACGACCCACGCCTGAACCCCAACGGCGGCGCCATCGCTGTCGGACACCCGCTGGGCGCCTCGGGCGCTCGCCTGACCCTGACCGCGCTGCGTCAGCTGGAGCGTACCGGTAAGCGTTATGCGCTGGTCAGCCTGTGTATCGGGCTGGGCCAGGGTGTGGCGGCGGTCATTGAGCGCGTCTGA
- a CDS encoding YbhB/YbcL family Raf kinase inhibitor-like protein, giving the protein MGFALNLDLQLTSSAFAADGAIPTKHTGEGEDVSPALSWTNAPAGTKSFAIVCHDPDAPLVSANGTYGFVHWVHYNIPSDVASLPEGCKQHTDGLTNFSKTGYGGPMPPEGHGQHKYYFWVLALDCEPNLEDGLDMWQLLAKVEPHTLAMNRLVGTYQRG; this is encoded by the coding sequence ATGGGTTTTGCCTTGAATCTTGATCTTCAACTGACCAGCAGCGCCTTTGCGGCTGATGGCGCCATCCCCACAAAACATACTGGCGAGGGTGAAGATGTGTCACCAGCGCTGAGCTGGACCAATGCGCCGGCGGGTACCAAAAGCTTCGCCATTGTCTGCCATGACCCGGATGCCCCGTTGGTCTCGGCCAATGGCACTTACGGTTTCGTGCACTGGGTTCACTACAACATTCCCAGCGATGTCGCCTCGCTACCTGAGGGCTGCAAGCAGCACACCGATGGCCTGACCAACTTCAGCAAGACCGGTTACGGCGGTCCCATGCCTCCAGAAGGTCACGGTCAGCATAAGTACTATTTCTGGGTGCTGGCACTGGACTGCGAACCGAACCTGGAGGACGGCCTGGATATGTGGCAACTGCTGGCCAAGGTCGAGCCGCACACCCTGGCGATGAATCGCCTGGTCGGCACCTACCAGCGCGGTTGA
- a CDS encoding PaaI family thioesterase: MQDKQYVALEAVRERVAAQPFTQLLGAEVSAVSESSCELTLPMRPELTQQYGFAHGGVISYLADNAATIAGAMALQAPAVTSEFKINYLRPGIGERLIARAECLHAGRSQAVCRCEVYTVTEGEEKLCAAAQATIALLPKPLT; the protein is encoded by the coding sequence ATGCAGGATAAACAGTACGTCGCTCTGGAAGCGGTACGCGAACGAGTCGCTGCGCAACCTTTTACTCAACTGCTTGGCGCAGAAGTCAGTGCGGTATCGGAAAGCAGTTGTGAACTGACCTTGCCGATGCGTCCTGAACTGACCCAGCAATACGGCTTTGCCCATGGCGGCGTGATTTCCTATCTGGCCGATAATGCGGCGACCATTGCCGGCGCCATGGCCTTGCAAGCCCCCGCAGTGACCTCGGAATTCAAGATCAACTACCTGAGACCCGGCATTGGCGAACGCTTGATAGCCCGTGCAGAATGCCTCCACGCCGGCCGTAGCCAGGCGGTGTGTCGCTGCGAGGTCTATACCGTCACCGAAGGAGAAGAGAAATTGTGCGCTGCCGCGCAGGCGACCATCGCTCTGTTACCCAAGCCGCTCACCTGA
- a CDS encoding acyl-CoA thioesterase, with the protein MSNRHAFDQAIALTPLSDNRYQGKTSEAFQNMVGPFGGSTAATLLNAVLQHPQRLGDPVSLTVNFAGPVGEGEFEVEATPLRTNRSTQHWLLLQKQDGEVVTSATAFFALRRDTLTEQQLCAPPAPAPTSLQRMDISIRNWFKQYDFRFVHGIPLMGRAEGQPLDTESLLWVRDAVERPLDFTSLTALGDVFAPRIFLLRKSFTPSGTVSMTHYFHATSDELEQVGSGFLLGRAQASRLHNNYADQVAHLWSEDGRLLLTSTQSVYFKE; encoded by the coding sequence ATGAGTAACCGTCACGCCTTCGATCAGGCCATTGCCCTGACACCCCTCTCCGACAACCGGTACCAGGGCAAGACCAGCGAAGCCTTCCAGAACATGGTCGGCCCGTTTGGCGGGAGCACCGCTGCTACCCTGCTGAATGCGGTATTGCAGCATCCGCAGCGGCTGGGCGACCCAGTCTCCCTGACCGTCAACTTCGCCGGGCCAGTAGGCGAGGGCGAATTCGAGGTAGAAGCCACGCCACTGCGCACCAACCGCTCGACCCAGCACTGGTTACTGCTGCAGAAACAAGATGGCGAGGTGGTCACCAGTGCCACGGCCTTTTTCGCCCTTCGCCGTGACACCCTGACAGAGCAGCAGTTGTGCGCTCCGCCAGCGCCTGCACCAACCTCGCTGCAGCGCATGGATATCAGCATCCGCAACTGGTTCAAGCAATACGATTTCCGCTTTGTCCACGGTATACCGTTGATGGGCCGCGCAGAAGGACAGCCGCTCGATACCGAATCACTGTTGTGGGTGCGCGACGCTGTGGAACGGCCGCTGGACTTCACTTCGCTGACAGCGCTGGGAGATGTGTTCGCCCCGCGTATTTTCCTGCTGCGCAAGAGTTTTACGCCATCGGGCACGGTGTCCATGACCCACTATTTTCATGCCACCAGCGACGAGTTGGAGCAGGTAGGCAGTGGCTTTCTGCTGGGTCGAGCGCAGGCTTCACGGCTGCATAACAACTACGCCGATCAGGTCGCTCATCTATGGTCGGAAGATGGCCGGCTGTTGCTGACCAGCACCCAGTCGGTGTATTTCAAGGAGTGA
- a CDS encoding crotonase/enoyl-CoA hydratase family protein produces the protein MSLSLSITDGVAEIALDDGKVNALSEQMLESLLAAIADAAKADAALLIYGRAGCFSGGYDRKLIAAGGPACDAMRAAGDRLTLALLDYPAPVVIASTGHAMAKAAFMLLLADYRIGAAGAFSVGLNEVAIGMTMPDAAMPQARTRLAPSWLNRCALQAQTLEPQQALDAGFYDELATGGELLERAREKARQLAALHRQAYRETRLLLNAPLRAEVAAALSA, from the coding sequence ATGAGCCTGTCGCTGAGTATCACTGATGGCGTGGCGGAGATCGCTCTGGACGATGGCAAGGTCAATGCATTGTCCGAACAGATGCTGGAAAGCTTGCTGGCGGCCATTGCCGATGCCGCGAAGGCGGATGCGGCGCTGCTTATCTATGGCCGGGCCGGCTGTTTCAGTGGCGGCTACGATCGCAAGTTGATCGCCGCGGGCGGGCCGGCTTGTGATGCCATGCGCGCCGCGGGTGATCGGCTGACTCTGGCGCTGCTGGACTACCCCGCGCCGGTGGTTATTGCCAGTACCGGCCATGCCATGGCCAAGGCGGCCTTCATGTTGCTGCTGGCCGACTACCGTATCGGCGCGGCAGGCGCTTTCAGCGTCGGCCTGAATGAGGTAGCCATCGGCATGACCATGCCCGATGCCGCCATGCCTCAGGCACGCACGCGCCTGGCACCGTCCTGGCTCAATCGCTGCGCCCTGCAGGCTCAGACGCTGGAGCCACAGCAGGCGCTTGATGCCGGCTTTTATGATGAGCTGGCTACAGGCGGTGAATTGCTGGAACGTGCCAGGGAAAAGGCCAGACAGTTGGCTGCGCTGCATCGACAGGCCTACCGGGAAACCCGCTTGCTGCTCAATGCGCCTTTAAGGGCAGAAGTGGCTGCGGCGCTATCAGCGTAG
- a CDS encoding AMP-binding protein, with translation MSTPESCVVAGQLAELGHTNIHDLLEQACREYGEKPAFSCGADSVSFTALKEHADAFARYLRHEAGLQPGDRLAIQLPNLLQYVVTIFGALKAGLVIVNTNPQYTAPETRHQFADSGAKAVVVLDKLVPLVRSVQSDTAIERLIVTSLDDWRHPQEHNDEPDMTRFMTALAVGRTLPEVEQTRGLEDLAVLQYTGGTTGVSKGAMLTHNNLLCNVLQAVSILNPGELEYGNEVRVSPLPLYHIFAFTANCLASVFTGFNSVLITNPRDLDGMIADMQRHRITLLTGINSLFVSLMAHPKFDSIDFSQVKWVNSGGAPLNLSIAQRWHERTGSVIREGFGMTETSPVVIAATATTPYKEGYIGQAIIDTQLKIVDDAGNEMPTGEPGELLVRGPQVMKGYWQRPDATAETFTADGWLKTGDIGVIDEDGFLKLVDRKKDMILVSGFNVYPNEVEDAVMRHRGIRECVAVGIPDERKGEAIKLYVSLHDNTLSEADIVAHCREQLTGYKVPSFVEIRDDLPKSTVGKLLRRVLRDEARAEVSV, from the coding sequence ATGTCCACCCCAGAATCCTGCGTTGTTGCCGGCCAACTGGCCGAGCTCGGCCATACCAATATTCATGATCTGCTAGAGCAGGCCTGTCGCGAATACGGTGAAAAACCGGCATTCTCCTGTGGTGCGGACTCGGTAAGCTTCACGGCGCTGAAAGAGCATGCCGATGCCTTCGCTCGCTATCTGCGCCACGAGGCGGGATTGCAGCCGGGTGATCGGCTGGCCATTCAGTTACCTAACCTGTTGCAATATGTGGTGACTATTTTCGGCGCCCTGAAGGCCGGTCTGGTCATCGTCAACACCAACCCTCAATACACCGCACCGGAAACGCGGCACCAGTTTGCTGATTCAGGTGCCAAGGCGGTGGTGGTGCTCGACAAGTTGGTACCCTTGGTACGCAGCGTTCAGAGTGACACCGCCATCGAGCGATTGATCGTCACCAGCCTGGACGACTGGCGCCATCCGCAGGAACACAACGACGAGCCGGATATGACCCGCTTCATGACCGCATTAGCCGTGGGCAGGACGCTGCCGGAAGTCGAACAGACGCGAGGTCTGGAGGATCTGGCGGTATTGCAATACACCGGCGGCACCACCGGTGTGTCCAAAGGGGCGATGCTGACCCACAACAACCTGCTGTGCAATGTCCTGCAGGCGGTGAGCATCCTCAACCCCGGCGAGCTGGAATACGGCAACGAAGTGCGTGTTTCGCCACTGCCGCTTTACCATATCTTCGCCTTCACCGCGAACTGCCTGGCCTCGGTATTCACCGGTTTCAATAGTGTACTGATCACCAACCCGCGGGATCTGGACGGCATGATTGCCGATATGCAGCGGCACCGGATCACCCTGCTGACCGGCATCAACTCCCTGTTCGTGTCGCTGATGGCCCACCCGAAATTCGACAGTATCGACTTCAGTCAGGTGAAGTGGGTCAACTCCGGCGGCGCGCCGCTGAATCTGTCGATCGCTCAGCGCTGGCATGAGCGCACCGGCAGCGTCATCCGTGAAGGCTTCGGCATGACCGAGACCTCGCCGGTGGTCATTGCAGCGACCGCCACCACTCCTTATAAGGAAGGCTATATCGGCCAGGCAATCATCGATACCCAACTGAAGATCGTGGATGATGCCGGTAACGAAATGCCGACCGGTGAGCCAGGCGAACTGTTGGTACGCGGTCCGCAGGTAATGAAAGGCTATTGGCAGCGTCCGGACGCGACTGCTGAAACCTTCACCGCCGATGGCTGGCTGAAGACCGGTGATATCGGTGTCATCGACGAGGACGGCTTCCTCAAGCTGGTCGACCGCAAGAAGGACATGATTCTGGTATCCGGGTTCAACGTGTATCCCAATGAGGTGGAAGACGCGGTCATGCGTCATCGCGGTATCCGTGAATGCGTGGCGGTGGGTATCCCCGACGAGCGCAAGGGTGAGGCCATCAAGCTCTACGTCAGCCTGCATGACAACACGCTGAGTGAAGCCGACATTGTCGCCCATTGCCGTGAGCAACTGACCGGCTACAAGGTGCCGAGCTTCGTCGAGATCCGTGATGATCTGCCCAAGTCCACCGTCGGTAAACTGCTGCGCCGGGTTTTGCGGGATGAAGCGCGGGCTGAGGTAAGCGTATGA
- a CDS encoding IclR family transcriptional regulator, whose translation MNDDQAEQIPPKDRKFVEALSRGLDVLRAFSQGSVVMGNQDIARITGLPKPTVSRMTYTLTKLGYLAYSPQLEKYQLDSGVLALGYAYVSNLRVRQLAKPYLDEFARNTNTSVGLTCRDRLSMIYVENCRPAEITSLRMDVGVRLPLATTAAGRAYLAAMKEEERLHVMSSLAARNPETWPELEKQLEQSFEDYEKYGFCLSLGDWDRNVNAAGVALHLQDGTLMALTCGAPTYLVSEDKLKNQLAHQLAILAGDIQRLGV comes from the coding sequence ATGAACGACGATCAGGCAGAACAGATCCCACCCAAGGACCGCAAGTTTGTCGAGGCACTGTCTCGCGGGCTCGATGTATTGCGGGCATTCAGTCAGGGTTCGGTAGTCATGGGTAATCAGGATATAGCCCGGATCACCGGTCTACCCAAGCCCACCGTATCGCGCATGACCTATACGCTGACCAAGCTCGGCTATCTGGCCTACTCGCCACAGCTGGAGAAGTACCAGCTGGATTCCGGCGTGCTGGCCCTCGGTTATGCCTATGTGTCGAACCTGCGAGTGCGCCAGTTGGCCAAGCCCTATCTGGATGAGTTCGCGCGCAATACCAACACCTCCGTGGGCCTGACCTGCCGCGACCGGCTATCGATGATCTACGTCGAGAACTGCCGTCCAGCCGAGATCACTTCACTGCGCATGGATGTCGGCGTGCGCCTGCCGCTGGCGACCACCGCAGCCGGGCGCGCCTACCTGGCCGCGATGAAGGAAGAAGAGCGCCTGCACGTCATGAGCTCGCTGGCCGCACGCAATCCCGAGACCTGGCCGGAGCTGGAAAAGCAGCTTGAGCAATCTTTTGAAGACTATGAGAAATATGGTTTCTGCCTGTCATTGGGTGACTGGGATCGCAACGTGAATGCGGCCGGGGTGGCTCTGCATCTGCAGGACGGCACACTGATGGCCCTTACCTGCGGCGCCCCGACCTATCTGGTGTCCGAAGACAAGCTGAAGAATCAGTTGGCGCATCAACTGGCCATTCTCGCCGGCGATATCCAGCGGCTTGGCGTGTAG
- a CDS encoding 3-hydroxyacyl-CoA dehydrogenase NAD-binding domain-containing protein: protein MSDVVTLERQGAVAVIRVNNPPVNALGVAVREGLQNSFNAAEADAQVKAIVLVCEGNTFIAGADIKEFGKPPQAPSLPDVISGIEAGSKPSIAVIHGTALGGGLEVALSCHYRIARKDAKVGLPEVKLGLLPGAGGTQRLPRVVGVAKALDMIVSGTPIGAVEANELGVVDELFDGELLAAGLTFAEKLIAEGQGPRRTGERTDKLEGVDNAAAVAAKRAEIEKKTPGLFSPQRCVSAVEASFTLPLAEGLKRERELFAECLVSPQRAALVHAFFTERLASKVDGLPKDTPVREINSAAVIGGGTMGVGIAMCFANAGIPVKILEISEDARDKATQRARDTYGMSVKRGSLTEAALEKRMALVSGVTDYADLSDVDVVVEAVFEEMGVKQKVFEALDANCKPGAILASNTSSLDLNEIARFTKRPQDVVGLHFFSPANVMRLLEVVRGEKTSDDVLATAMAIGKKLKKVAVPVGVCDGFVGNRMVFQYGRESEFLLEEGATPEQVDAALRKFGMAMGAFAMRDLSGLDIGLAIRTRQRQTLPAEFKLPTILDKMAKAGMLGQKTGKGFYVYEKGSRAPLPNPELRAILEAASKEQGIERRELSDDYIIERTMYALINEGAKILEEGVAQRASDIDVIYINGYGFPAHQGGPMFYADAVGLDRVYARICEFHEQLGAWWKPAPLLEKLAKEGRKFADL, encoded by the coding sequence ATGTCGGACGTGGTCACACTGGAACGGCAGGGCGCCGTTGCCGTTATCAGAGTCAACAATCCACCGGTCAACGCCTTGGGCGTGGCCGTCCGTGAAGGTCTGCAGAACAGCTTCAACGCTGCCGAGGCCGATGCTCAGGTCAAGGCCATCGTGCTGGTTTGCGAAGGCAATACCTTCATTGCCGGTGCCGACATCAAGGAATTCGGCAAGCCGCCACAGGCGCCAAGCCTGCCTGACGTGATCAGCGGCATCGAGGCCGGCAGCAAGCCGAGCATCGCCGTGATCCACGGTACCGCCCTGGGTGGCGGTCTGGAAGTGGCCCTGAGCTGCCATTACCGCATCGCCCGCAAGGACGCCAAGGTCGGCCTGCCGGAAGTCAAACTCGGCCTGCTGCCGGGCGCCGGTGGCACCCAGCGTCTGCCGCGTGTGGTCGGTGTGGCCAAGGCCCTGGACATGATCGTCAGCGGTACGCCGATAGGCGCCGTGGAAGCCAACGAACTGGGTGTGGTGGATGAGCTGTTCGACGGCGAACTGCTGGCCGCCGGCCTGACCTTCGCCGAAAAACTGATTGCCGAAGGCCAGGGACCCCGCCGTACTGGCGAGCGTACCGACAAGCTGGAAGGCGTGGACAACGCCGCAGCGGTTGCTGCCAAGCGTGCCGAGATCGAGAAGAAGACCCCCGGCCTTTTCTCGCCGCAGCGCTGCGTCTCCGCCGTCGAGGCGTCCTTCACCCTGCCGCTGGCCGAAGGCCTCAAGCGCGAGCGCGAATTATTCGCCGAATGCCTGGTATCACCGCAGCGCGCCGCGCTGGTGCATGCCTTCTTCACCGAGCGTCTGGCTTCCAAGGTCGACGGTCTGCCCAAGGATACCCCGGTACGCGAGATCAACTCCGCCGCGGTCATCGGTGGCGGGACCATGGGTGTGGGTATTGCCATGTGCTTCGCCAATGCAGGTATTCCGGTGAAGATCCTGGAGATCAGCGAAGACGCCCGTGACAAGGCCACCCAGCGTGCGCGTGATACTTATGGCATGAGCGTCAAACGTGGCAGCCTGACCGAAGCTGCACTGGAAAAGCGCATGGCGCTGGTCAGCGGCGTTACCGATTATGCCGACCTGTCCGATGTGGACGTGGTGGTCGAGGCGGTATTCGAAGAGATGGGCGTCAAGCAGAAGGTCTTCGAAGCGCTGGATGCCAACTGCAAGCCCGGCGCGATTCTGGCCAGCAACACCTCGTCGCTGGATCTGAACGAGATCGCCCGATTCACCAAACGTCCGCAAGACGTGGTCGGCCTGCACTTCTTCAGCCCGGCCAACGTCATGCGTCTGCTGGAAGTGGTGCGTGGCGAGAAGACCAGCGATGACGTGCTGGCCACCGCCATGGCCATCGGCAAGAAGCTGAAGAAAGTCGCTGTGCCAGTTGGCGTGTGCGACGGCTTCGTCGGCAACCGCATGGTGTTCCAGTACGGTCGCGAGTCCGAATTCCTGCTGGAAGAAGGCGCCACGCCCGAACAGGTGGATGCCGCGCTGCGTAAGTTCGGCATGGCCATGGGCGCCTTCGCCATGCGCGATCTATCCGGACTGGATATCGGCCTGGCCATTCGTACCCGCCAGCGCCAGACCCTGCCCGCCGAGTTCAAGCTGCCGACCATCCTCGACAAGATGGCCAAAGCCGGCATGCTCGGTCAGAAGACCGGCAAGGGCTTTTATGTCTATGAGAAAGGCTCACGCGCGCCGCTGCCCAACCCCGAGCTGCGGGCCATTCTGGAAGCTGCCTCGAAAGAACAGGGTATCGAGCGCCGCGAACTGTCCGATGACTACATCATCGAGCGCACCATGTATGCGCTGATCAACGAAGGTGCGAAGATCCTGGAAGAAGGCGTCGCCCAGCGCGCCAGCGATATCGATGTGATCTATATCAACGGCTACGGCTTCCCGGCTCATCAGGGCGGCCCCATGTTCTATGCTGATGCCGTCGGCCTGGATCGCGTTTATGCCCGCATCTGCGAATTCCACGAGCAGCTCGGCGCCTGGTGGAAACCGGCTCCCTTGCTGGAGAAACTGGCCAAAGAAGGCCGCAAGTTCGCTGATCTCTGA